From Pseudoalteromonas sp. DL-6, one genomic window encodes:
- a CDS encoding response regulator has protein sequence MAKLILAIDDDKLMHHIIEESLAGFCKVIHAKNGEDGIRQAIKYNPDIILLDVEMPGMSGYEVCQTIKQNKATTDIPVMFLSSRVGQAERIKGFSVGGADYILKPFNAQELMARIKILYQYRKQCATLQYDIAKANKTAEMAMIETGDMGRIMRFVCQSYHADNLELLSEYFLGFFTPLHLNVVVVFWQNNQGMFYSQETGVCPLEQELLIQHKNAERFVDIGHSTIINYPNISLLIKNMPVDTPSLYGRYKDLFPHILEVTNEKVVTIQQHQYRLMRDNELTLAFQDIVAQLKNQNAMQTSAISQLTEQLEQLQSLIQTLNEIPASQFNQQITQLSHTSQQLVATTNDLAFIKHQLKTTTQQRDDLITQTQLSKQQTQPEPESENNDIELF, from the coding sequence ATGGCAAAGTTAATACTGGCAATTGATGACGATAAATTAATGCACCATATTATTGAAGAATCTTTAGCTGGGTTTTGCAAAGTGATCCATGCCAAAAATGGTGAAGATGGCATAAGACAAGCGATAAAATATAACCCCGATATTATTTTGCTTGATGTTGAAATGCCAGGCATGTCTGGTTATGAGGTTTGCCAAACTATTAAACAAAATAAAGCCACAACAGATATTCCGGTAATGTTTTTATCATCCAGAGTGGGGCAAGCTGAACGTATTAAAGGGTTTAGTGTTGGCGGGGCTGACTACATTTTGAAGCCTTTTAACGCACAGGAGTTGATGGCACGGATTAAAATTCTTTACCAGTATCGCAAGCAGTGTGCAACACTGCAGTATGATATAGCAAAGGCCAATAAAACAGCTGAAATGGCGATGATTGAAACCGGTGACATGGGGCGCATTATGCGTTTTGTTTGTCAAAGCTATCATGCAGATAATTTAGAATTATTAAGTGAATACTTTTTAGGTTTTTTTACTCCATTACACCTCAATGTCGTGGTTGTTTTTTGGCAGAATAACCAGGGAATGTTTTATAGCCAAGAAACAGGTGTATGCCCATTAGAGCAAGAGCTACTCATACAGCATAAAAATGCAGAACGCTTTGTTGATATTGGTCATAGTACTATTATAAATTACCCTAATATTTCACTATTAATTAAAAATATGCCTGTAGATACGCCATCACTTTATGGCCGCTATAAAGATTTATTTCCGCATATTTTAGAAGTAACTAACGAAAAAGTAGTGACTATACAGCAGCACCAATATCGACTAATGCGCGATAATGAGCTAACCCTTGCTTTTCAAGATATTGTTGCCCAGCTTAAAAATCAAAACGCCATGCAAACGAGTGCAATTAGCCAGCTTACAGAGCAGCTTGAGCAACTCCAATCGCTAATACAAACACTCAACGAGATACCAGCTTCGCAATTTAATCAGCAAATAACTCAGCTTAGTCATACATCACAGCAGCTGGTTGCAACCACTAATGATTTAGCCTTTATTAAGCACCAACTAAAAACAACCACTCAACAGCGTGATGACTTAATTACTCAAACACAACTAAGTAAACAACAAACGCAGCCAGAACCTGAGAGCGAAAATAACGATATTGAGTTGTTTTAA
- a CDS encoding class I SAM-dependent methyltransferase — protein MVIQCAFKECRPYLNELEARFRLAQWAEQSSGFSLHYDDKGLSLYKTDEPKLGAINVDFVTGAVAHRRKFGGGKGQSIAKAVGLNKGATPVVLDATAGLGRDGFVLASLGCKVILHERHPVVAALLYDGLQRAYNDSEIGPWMQQNMSLIFGSSHTLLAQCDSMPDVVYLDPMFPHREKSALVKKEMRVFQELVGGDTDADDLLDFAYPLASKRVVVKRPDYAPFLNDKTPSMQIKTKKNRFDVYVKAAMV, from the coding sequence GTGGTTATACAGTGTGCGTTTAAAGAGTGTCGACCTTATTTAAATGAGTTAGAAGCACGCTTTAGGCTTGCTCAATGGGCAGAGCAAAGCAGTGGTTTTAGCTTGCATTACGATGATAAAGGACTAAGCCTGTATAAAACTGACGAGCCAAAATTAGGTGCTATTAACGTAGACTTTGTAACTGGTGCCGTTGCACATAGGCGTAAATTTGGTGGTGGTAAAGGGCAATCAATTGCCAAAGCGGTTGGCCTTAATAAGGGCGCAACGCCAGTGGTACTCGATGCCACAGCAGGCCTTGGACGCGACGGTTTTGTGTTAGCCTCGCTAGGCTGTAAAGTAATTCTACATGAGCGCCATCCCGTGGTTGCTGCACTGTTATATGATGGCTTACAACGTGCTTATAACGATAGTGAAATTGGCCCATGGATGCAGCAAAATATGAGCCTTATCTTTGGCTCAAGCCATACCTTACTTGCCCAATGTGACAGCATGCCCGATGTGGTTTACCTTGATCCTATGTTTCCGCACCGTGAAAAATCAGCACTGGTTAAAAAAGAAATGCGGGTATTCCAAGAGTTAGTGGGTGGCGATACCGACGCCGATGATTTACTCGATTTTGCTTACCCCCTTGCCAGTAAGCGTGTAGTAGTGAAACGCCCCGATTACGCACCATTTTTAAATGATAAAACTCCAAGCATGCAAATCAAAACCAAGAAGAACCGCTTTGATGTATATGTAAAAGCCGCGATGGTTTAG
- the trmJ gene encoding tRNA (cytosine(32)/uridine(32)-2'-O)-methyltransferase TrmJ, producing the protein MILDDIRIVLVNTSHSGNIGSAARAMKTMGLSKLYLVDPACEIDSHASALAAGATDVLGNAVIVDTVADAIADCALTIGTSARSRTLSWPMVEPRECGEKLVGEAVNGPVALVFGRENSGLTNEELQLCNYHVCIPANPEYSSLNLAMAVQTLCYETRMAFLNQQPKAEQEEDETLYPSSKQTELFYEHLEDTLFKTGFIIKQHPGMVMTKLRRLFNRARPEDAEMNILRGILTSINKSIK; encoded by the coding sequence ATGATCTTAGATGATATCCGCATCGTTTTAGTTAATACCTCACATTCTGGTAATATTGGTTCTGCGGCACGCGCCATGAAAACCATGGGATTATCAAAGTTATACCTTGTAGATCCTGCCTGTGAAATAGATAGCCATGCCAGCGCACTGGCTGCAGGTGCTACTGATGTTCTCGGAAATGCGGTTATTGTTGATACGGTTGCCGATGCCATTGCTGATTGTGCATTAACTATTGGTACTAGCGCTCGCTCGCGTACATTGTCGTGGCCTATGGTTGAGCCGCGTGAATGTGGTGAAAAGCTTGTTGGCGAAGCTGTAAATGGCCCTGTAGCACTTGTATTTGGTCGTGAAAACAGTGGCTTAACAAACGAAGAATTACAACTGTGTAATTACCATGTGTGTATTCCTGCTAACCCAGAATACAGCTCGCTAAATTTAGCCATGGCAGTACAAACCTTATGTTATGAAACGCGTATGGCATTTCTAAATCAACAGCCTAAAGCGGAACAAGAAGAAGACGAAACCCTATATCCATCGTCTAAACAAACAGAGCTGTTTTACGAACATCTTGAAGATACCTTGTTTAAAACAGGCTTCATCATTAAGCAGCACCCAGGCATGGTAATGACTAAGCTACGTCGCTTGTTTAATCGTGCTCGCCCTGAAGATGCTGAAATGAACATATTGCGAGGTATTCTTACCTCAATTAATAAGTCTATAAAATAG
- the iscR gene encoding Fe-S cluster assembly transcriptional regulator IscR: protein MKLTSKGRYAVTAMLDVALHANIGPVALADISQRQEISLSYLEQLFARLRKNGLVSSVRGPGGGYLLGREADVISVGDVINAVDESVDATRCQRSNTGCQSGMRCLTHTLWSDLSARIEEFLNNITLAELVEKSDVKAVALRQENSVNDAIKQLENIQVSCQL, encoded by the coding sequence ATGAAGTTAACATCAAAAGGCAGATATGCCGTTACAGCCATGCTGGATGTTGCACTACATGCAAATATAGGCCCTGTAGCGCTTGCAGATATTTCGCAGCGCCAAGAAATTTCTTTGTCTTATCTTGAGCAGTTATTTGCCCGTTTACGTAAGAATGGGCTAGTGAGTTCTGTTCGAGGTCCTGGTGGGGGCTATTTACTAGGACGTGAGGCCGATGTGATTTCAGTTGGCGATGTTATCAATGCGGTAGATGAATCTGTTGACGCTACTCGGTGTCAGCGAAGCAATACTGGTTGTCAAAGTGGTATGCGTTGTTTAACCCATACATTATGGTCAGACTTAAGCGCACGAATTGAAGAATTTTTAAATAATATTACCTTAGCTGAACTGGTTGAAAAGTCGGACGTTAAAGCGGTCGCTCTTCGCCAAGAAAACAGCGTTAATGATGCAATTAAGCAGTTGGAAAATATTCAAGTAAGCTGTCAACTTTAA
- a CDS encoding IscS subfamily cysteine desulfurase, which produces MKLPIYLDYAATTPVDERVAKEMMQCLTMDGNFGNPASRSHRFGWQAEEVVDQARTDIADLINADPREIVFTSGATESNNLAIKGAAQFYKKKGKHVITAKTEHKAVIDTCRELERQGFEVTYMDVEENGLLDLQKLADTMRDDTVLVSIMHVNNELGVIQDINTIGEMCRERKIMFHVDAAQSAGKVLIDVQQTKVDFMSFSAHKVYGPKGVGALYVRRKPRARLEAQMHGGGHERGMRSGTLATHQLVGMGAAFRIAKQDFEKDHAHISALRKRLIDGILTDMDEVYFNGTQDQSVPGIVNISFNFVEGESLLMAVKDIAVSSGSACTSASLEPSYVLRALGRNDELAHSSIRFSIGRFTTEEEIDYTVELMKNSIGRLREMSPLWEMHQEGVDLDSVEWAHH; this is translated from the coding sequence ATGAAGTTACCGATTTATTTAGATTACGCAGCAACTACGCCCGTTGACGAACGAGTTGCCAAAGAAATGATGCAGTGCCTGACTATGGACGGTAATTTTGGTAATCCAGCATCGCGTTCACACCGTTTTGGTTGGCAAGCTGAAGAAGTCGTTGACCAAGCACGCACTGACATTGCTGATTTAATTAATGCAGACCCACGTGAAATCGTATTCACATCGGGTGCAACAGAATCAAATAACCTTGCTATTAAAGGTGCGGCTCAGTTTTACAAGAAAAAAGGTAAGCATGTTATTACCGCTAAAACTGAACACAAAGCAGTTATCGACACATGTCGTGAGCTTGAGCGTCAAGGGTTTGAAGTAACTTATATGGACGTTGAAGAAAACGGCCTACTTGATCTGCAAAAATTAGCAGATACGATGCGTGACGACACTGTGCTTGTAAGCATTATGCATGTAAATAACGAGCTAGGTGTAATCCAAGACATCAACACTATTGGTGAAATGTGTCGCGAACGTAAAATTATGTTCCACGTAGATGCAGCACAAAGCGCAGGTAAAGTTTTAATCGATGTGCAACAAACCAAAGTAGATTTCATGTCATTCTCGGCGCACAAAGTATACGGCCCTAAAGGCGTAGGTGCTTTGTATGTTCGCCGTAAACCACGTGCACGTTTAGAAGCACAAATGCACGGTGGCGGCCATGAGCGTGGTATGCGTTCTGGTACATTAGCAACCCATCAGTTAGTAGGTATGGGCGCAGCATTTAGAATTGCAAAACAAGATTTTGAAAAAGATCACGCACACATCAGTGCGTTACGTAAACGCCTAATCGACGGCATTTTAACAGATATGGACGAAGTGTACTTTAACGGCACACAAGACCAATCAGTACCTGGTATTGTTAATATCAGCTTTAACTTTGTTGAAGGTGAGTCGTTACTAATGGCCGTTAAAGATATTGCGGTATCGTCAGGTTCAGCCTGTACATCTGCAAGTTTAGAACCTTCTTACGTATTACGTGCATTAGGCCGCAACGACGAATTAGCACATAGTTCAATTCGTTTTAGTATTGGCCGTTTTACCACAGAAGAAGAGATTGATTACACCGTTGAGCTAATGAAAAACTCGATTGGCCGTTTACGTGAAATGTCTCCTCTTTGGGAAATGCACCAAGAAGGTGTTGATTTAGATTCAGTTGAATGGGCACACCACTAA
- the iscU gene encoding Fe-S cluster assembly scaffold IscU: protein MAYSDKVIDHVENPRNVGALDKNDPSVATGMVGAPACGDVMKLQIKVSAEGVIEDAKFKTYGCGSAIASSSLVTEWVKGKTLDEASTIKNTDISAELELPPVKIHCSILAEDAIQAAIADYKSKHTN, encoded by the coding sequence ATGGCTTACAGTGATAAAGTAATCGACCACGTAGAAAACCCACGTAACGTAGGTGCTCTAGATAAAAACGATCCGTCAGTGGCAACGGGTATGGTAGGCGCACCAGCATGTGGTGACGTAATGAAACTGCAAATTAAAGTGTCTGCAGAAGGCGTGATTGAAGATGCAAAATTCAAAACGTACGGCTGTGGTAGTGCAATTGCTTCATCTTCACTGGTAACAGAGTGGGTTAAAGGCAAAACACTAGACGAAGCGTCTACTATCAAAAATACCGATATCAGCGCAGAGCTAGAATTACCACCAGTGAAAATTCACTGTTCAATTTTAGCAGAAGATGCAATTCAAGCAGCAATTGCAGATTACAAAAGCAAACATACAAACTAA
- the iscA gene encoding iron-sulfur cluster assembly protein IscA, with protein MAVTLTDAAANRVQSFLANRGKGIGLRVGIKTTGCSGLAYVLEFVDELNDDDETFAAKGVTLIVDAKSLVYIDGTELDYTKEGLNEGFKFNNPNQADECGCGESFTV; from the coding sequence ATGGCAGTGACATTGACAGATGCGGCAGCAAACCGCGTACAATCATTTTTAGCAAACCGTGGTAAAGGCATTGGCCTGCGAGTTGGCATTAAAACGACGGGCTGTTCAGGTCTTGCTTATGTATTAGAGTTTGTTGATGAGCTAAACGATGACGATGAAACATTTGCGGCTAAAGGCGTTACCTTAATTGTTGACGCTAAAAGCTTAGTTTATATCGACGGCACTGAGCTCGACTACACTAAAGAAGGCTTAAATGAAGGGTTTAAATTTAATAACCCTAATCAAGCTGATGAGTGTGGTTGTGGTGAAAGCTTTACCGTTTAA
- the hscB gene encoding co-chaperone HscB, producing the protein MRYFELFAIPVDYNIDLATINKHYLELQRAVHPDRHANASSRDKLMAVQSTAEINDALQTLKHPVKRAEYMLSELGVDIRAEQQTLQDPMFLMQQMELREELEELATTSDPDSAIAHFEKQIKQLDQQYSAQLAEQLASNDEQQYQQAADSIRKLKFVYKLRDELERIEDSLFDQ; encoded by the coding sequence ATGCGTTATTTTGAGTTATTTGCAATTCCCGTTGACTACAATATTGATTTAGCAACGATCAACAAGCACTACTTAGAACTTCAACGTGCTGTTCATCCTGATCGCCATGCTAATGCCAGCAGCCGTGATAAATTAATGGCCGTGCAAAGTACTGCCGAAATTAATGATGCACTGCAAACACTCAAGCACCCCGTTAAACGTGCAGAATATATGCTGAGTGAGCTGGGCGTTGATATTCGCGCTGAGCAGCAAACATTGCAAGATCCCATGTTTTTAATGCAGCAAATGGAGCTTCGCGAAGAACTTGAAGAGTTAGCGACCACAAGCGATCCTGATTCTGCTATTGCTCATTTTGAAAAACAAATAAAGCAGCTTGATCAGCAATATAGTGCGCAATTGGCAGAGCAGTTAGCAAGTAACGATGAGCAGCAATATCAACAAGCAGCAGACAGCATTCGTAAGCTAAAGTTTGTCTATAAGTTACGCGACGAACTAGAACGCATAGAAGACAGTTTATTTGATCAGTAA